From Suncus etruscus isolate mSunEtr1 chromosome 6, mSunEtr1.pri.cur, whole genome shotgun sequence, one genomic window encodes:
- the THG1L gene encoding probable tRNA(His) guanylyltransferase, whose translation MWAAGHVRLRSISAATSAIWGRCLRQGAAMAKSKFEYVRDFEADDTCLPHCWVVVRLDGRNFHRFAEKHNFAKPNDSRALYLMTKCAQTVMEELEDIVIAYGQSDEYSFVFKRKSNWFKRRASKFMTHVASQFASSYVFYWRDFFEDQPLLYPPGFDGRVVVYPSNQILKDYLSWRQADCHINNLYNTVFWALIQQSGLTPVQAQERLQGTLAADKNEILFSEFNINYNNEPLMYRKGTVLIWQKVDEVMTKEIKLPAEMEGTRMAVTRTRTRPVPLHCDIIGDAFWKEHPEILDEDS comes from the exons ATGTGGGCCGCTGGCCACGTGCGGCTTCGCAGCATCTCGGCGGCGACTTCCGCCATCTGGGGCCGCTGCCTGAGGCAGGGGGCGGCCATGGCCAAGAGCAAATTCGAGTACGTGCGGGACTTCGAGGCCGACGACACCTGCTTGCCCCACTGCTGGGTGGTGGTGCGGCTGGACGGCAGAAACTTCCACCG GTTTGCTGAGAAGCACAATTTTGCGAAGCCTAATGATAGCCGAGCTCTCTATCTAATGACCAAGTGTGCCCAGACTGTAATGGAGGAACTGGAGGATATTGTGATTGCATACGGACAGAGTGACGAGTACAGCTTTGTGTTCAAGCGCAAGAGCAATTGGTTTAAAAGAAGAGCCAG TAAGTTCATGACTCACGTGGCCTCCCAGTTTGCCTCCAGCTATGTGTTTTATTGGCGGGATTTCTTTGAAGACCAGCCTCTTCTGTATCCTCCAGGCTTTGATGGAAGAGTTGTGGTGTATCCTAGCAACCAGATTTTAAAGGACTACCTCAGTTGGCGGCAAGCAGACT GCCACATCAACAATCTCTACAACACAGTATTCTGGGCACTTATACAGCAGTCTGGACTGACTCCGGTACAAGCCCAGGAGCGATTGCAG GGGACTCTTGCGGCAGACAAAAATGAGATTCTGTTTTCTGAATTCAACATCAACTATAACAATGAGCCGCTGATGTATAGGAAAGGAACGGTGTTGATATGGCAGAAG gtagatgaagtcatgacaaaAGAAATCAAACTGCCGGCAGAAATGGAAGGGACAAGGATGGCTGTGACCCGAACACGGACGAGGCCAGTGCCCTTGCACTGTGACATCATCGGGGATGCCTTCTGGAAAGAGCACCCAGAGATTCTGGATGAAGACAGCTGA